One Helianthus annuus cultivar XRQ/B chromosome 12, HanXRQr2.0-SUNRISE, whole genome shotgun sequence genomic region harbors:
- the LOC118485015 gene encoding ethylene-responsive transcription factor ERN1-like, producing the protein MRKRKDAEGEDMENSSNTEANWDQSNNGGGPLVGGPIRARKRFVGVRQRPSGRWVAEIKDTIQQIRVWLGTFDTAEEAARAYDEAACLLRGSNTRTNFWPCNPSNKSPALSSKITNLLLQRLKAKNGGSLENIGAFNPSSHSLQNHQLQESTHVQESDFNQIFDIPDATSDSFSASSEYCSRNDVLGENYLVGDEPKVEENKEIDLGLTDLLCVDNVVDSSINYSLFEIADEITKENYIEDPSMLSEAMKRMKFERNVSASLYAFNGISECLKMSENPKHEKLSTLSPNHNVENDLGNVVQEKSENGHSFTSMESFSSSSSKEGDEAYLWSSFDLDSLDVFFRGSN; encoded by the coding sequence ATGAGGAAAAGGAAGGATGCTGAGGGAGAAGATATGGAAAATAGTAGCAACACTGAAGCCAATTGGGATCAGTCAAACAACGGTGGCGGGCCACTGGTCGGAGGCCCCATACGTGCACGAAAACGCTTCGTTGGTGTACGCCAACGGCCCTCAGGAAGATGGGTGGCCGAGATTAAAGACACCATACAACAAATAAGAGTATGGTTAGGGACGTTTGATACCGCTGAGGAGGCTGCTAGAGCTTATGATGAAGCGGCGTGTTTGCTTCGCGGATCAAACACTCGAACCAATTTTTGGCCGTGTAATCCGTCTAACAAATCTCCTGCTCTTTCTTCCAAAATCACTAATCTTCTGCTTCAAAGACTTAAAGCAAAGAATGGTGGCAGTCTTGAAAATATAGGTGCTTTTAACCCATCATCACATTCTTTACAAAATCATCAACTTCAAGAGTCAACCCATGTTCAAGAGTCTGACTTTAACCAAATCTTTGACATCCCAGATGCTACTAGTGATAGTTTTAGTGCAAGTTCTGAATATTGTTCAAGAAATGATGTTTTAGGTGAGAATTATTTAGTTGGAGATGAGCCTAAAGTGGAGGAAAACAAAGAGATTGACTTGGGTTTGACCGATTTATTATGTGTTGACAATGTTGTTGATTCATCCATCAACTATTCTCTATTTGAGATTGCAGATGAAATAACCAAAGAAAACTACATTGAGGACCCATCCATGCTTAGTGAAGCCATGAAGAGAATGAAGTTCGAAAGGAATGTTTCGGCTTCTCTTTATGCATTTAACGGGATATCTGAATGTTTGAAGATGTCGGAGAACCCAAAGCATGAAAAGTTATCAACGCTTAGTCCAAATCATAACGTAGAAAATGATTTAGGTAACGTAGTACAAGAGAAATCCGAGAATGGGCATAGTTTCACTAGTATGGAATCATTTTCGTCTTCGAGTAGCAAGGAAGGAGATGAAGCTTATCTTTGGAGTTCTTTTGATCTTGATTCGCTAGATGTGTTCTTTAGAGGATCAAACTAA
- the LOC110894306 gene encoding uncharacterized protein LOC110894306, giving the protein MEKHIQIFLHKISYLSITIATLTLILVFFFQPLPETCINPNPNHPKSSCSAAHRRTTTVGTKNHRLWSTNTWTKHVNSFSTLFTHLQTLKLINNHTQTLILSAGGGQAVMALKQIGLVDVVGVELVDSPPLVSRGDPHNLPFFDAVFDLGFSVNLDQALFPARYVRELERVVRVGGVVVVCVEECGESGVREVLRLFRRSEVVRVGNVTVVGSKMTMIVTRRTISV; this is encoded by the coding sequence ATGGAGAAACACATTCAAATCTTCTTACACAAAATCTCCTACCTCTCTATCACCATCGCCACACTCACATTAATCCTGGTATTCTTCTTCCAACCACTGCCGGAAACCTGCAtcaaccctaaccctaaccaCCCCAAATCCTCCTGCTCCGCCGCCcaccgccgcaccaccaccgtCGGAACCAAAAACCACCGCCTCTGGTCCACCAACACCTGGACCAAACACGTCAATTCATTCTCCACACTCTTCACCCACCTCCAAACCCTAAAACTTATCAACAACCACACACAAACGTTAATTCTGTCTGCAGGTGGTGGCCAGGCGGTTATGGCGTTGAAACAGATCGGATTGGTGGATGTTGTTGGTGTGGAATTGGTTGATTCGCCTCCGTTGGTTAGCCGTGGTGATCCGCATAATCTGCCGTTTTTCGATGCGGTTTTTGACTTAGGGTTTAGTGTGAATTTGGATCAGGCGTTGTTTCCGGCTCGGTATGTTAGGGAGTTGGAGAGGGTTGTGAGGGTTGGTGGTGTGGTGGTTGTGTGTGTTGAAGAGTGTGGGGAGAGTGGTGTGAGGGAGGTTTTGAGGTTGTTTAGGCGGTCGGAGGTGGTACGGGTGGGGAATGTGACTGTTGTGGGATCGAAAATGACGATGATTGTTACCAGAAGAACTATTTCTGTGTAA